One Anolis carolinensis isolate JA03-04 unplaced genomic scaffold, rAnoCar3.1.pri scaffold_26, whole genome shotgun sequence DNA segment encodes these proteins:
- the LOC134294872 gene encoding zinc finger protein 135-like gives MEEKAYKCIECGKSFSQHGNLKRHQRTHTGEKPYNCLECGQSFTQKGSLHRHQRTHTGEKPYKCLECGQSFTQKGSLHRHQRTHTGEKPYKCLECGQSYTCSSGLRSHQWTHTGEKPYKCLECGQSFSRNSHLHGHQRTHTGEKPYNCLECGQSFTEKGSLHKHQRTHTGEKPYKCLECGQSFTHTSGLRSHQRTHTGEKPYKCLECGQSFAHSSGLRRHQRTHTGEKTYNCLECGQSFTQKGSLHKHQRIHTGEKPYNCLECGQSFTEKGSLHKHQRIHTGEKPYNCLECGQSFTQKGSLHKHQRIHTGEKPYNCLECGQSFTEKGCLHKHQRIHTGEKPYNCLECGQSFTEKGCLHKHQRIHTGEKPYNCLECGQSFAHSSGLRRHQRTHTGEKTYNCLECGQSFARSSGLRSHQRTHTGEKPYNCLECGQSFT, from the coding sequence atggaggagaaagcatataaatgtattgaatgtggaaagagctttagtcagcatggaaacctgaagagacatcaaaggactcacactggggagaaaccctataactgcctggagtgtggacagagcttcactcagaagggaagcttacatagacatcaaaggactcacactggagagaagccctataaatgcctggagtgtggacagagcttcactcagaagggaagcttacatagacatcaaaggactcacactggagagaagccctataaatgcctggagtgtggacaaagctatACTTGTAGTTCAGGATTACGTTCACATCaatggactcacactggagagaaaccctataaatgcctggagtgtggacagagcttctctcgTAATTCACATCTACAtggacatcaaaggacccacactggggagaaaccctataactgcctggagtgtggacagagcttcactgagaagggaagcttacataaacatcaaaggactcacactggagagaaaccctataaatgcctggagtgtggacagagcttcactcatacttcaggcctacgttcacatcaaaggacccacactggagagaaaccctataaatgcctggagtgtggacagagctttgctcatagttcaggcctacgtagacatcaaaggactcacactggggagaaaacctataactgcctggagtgtggacagagcttcactcagaagggaagcttgcataaacatcaaaggattcacactggggagaaaccctataactgcctggagtgtggacagagcttcactgagaagggaagcttgcataaacatcaaaggattcacactggggagaaaccctataactgcctggagtgtggacaaagcttcactcagaagggaagcttgcataaacatcaaaggattcacactggggagaaaccctataactgcctggagtgtggacagagcttcactgagaagggatgcttgcataaacatcaaaggattcacactggggagaaaccctataactgcctggagtgtggacagagcttcactgagaagggatgcttgcataaacatcaaaggattcacactggggagaaaccctataactgcctggagtgtggacagagctttgctcatagttcaggcctacgtagacatcaaaggactcacactggggagaaaacctataactgcctggagtgtggacagagctttgctcgtagttcaggtctacgttcacatcaaaggactcacactggagagaaaccctataactgcctggagtgtggacagagctttacttga